AGTATCTTTCTTCATCAGCCTTTTGGACTCCCTGCTGCACATTTCTATGATGTCACAACTTACCTTCTGCACAGATGTGAAAattcctcatttcttctgtgaccctCCTCAACTCTTTAAAATTACATGTTCTGACACCTCCATCCATATCATATTAGTATATTGTATTGGTGCCATCTTTGGTGGTGTTCCAGTCTCAGGGATCCTTTTCTCTTACACTCGAATTGCTTCCTCCATTCTAAGAGTCTCATCTTCAGGTGGGAAGTataaagccttttccacctgtggctCTCACCTTACAGTTGTTTGCTTATATTATGGAACAGGCCTTGGAGTGTACTTCAGTtcagctgccacatcttcccccaGGATGTGTGCAGTGTCCTCAGTGATGTACACCGTGGTgacccccatgctgaaccccttcatctacagtcTGAGAAACAGGGACATCAAGAAGGCCCTCTGGAGGCTCCTCAGCAGAAGAGTCTAATATTAAAACTTGTGCCATCTTTTTTGACATGTGGATTGGAAAAGATGGCAAAACCTAACATCTGCAATCATAAATCTTGCCTCTTAGTTACATAAAAGTTTTGTAGCTGTCAGAGGTTTCAGCATGGAGATGTCATATATGAACATTGTTTCCCTTGTTACATGCTTACTGGGATAGTGAGAGTATTCTGGGGTATGTCAATTAGCTTGATGGATCAAATCCCGTTGTAGTTATGGAGCCTTCTGTAGCTTCTCATCTATGACCCAGGATTTCTGGTATAATGCACTACTCTATTTTTATGTACTTAGAATCTTCAGCCTTTACTTTGTATCTAACAGAACAGTATATGCAGGTTATGTGTGAGAATGCATGTCACTGGTCCTAAGCCTTGACTTCATAAAGGAATCGTCTAGGAAGCTAAAAAATATTGATGCTTTGGTCCCACCACTATGGATTCTCATTTAATTGGAACGCTATGTGGTTTGAGCATCAGAATTTTAGTGCATCACAGGTGGTTTTGATGTTCAGTCAGTGtgagaactactgatcttttcagACTTCTTTCAAAGATGACcatgttttggggggtcttttacTCCTCCTGAGCAAATGCTCAAGATCTCGAAGTGATCAGAGCTCACAATGGGCTAGGTATGAGAGAATTTACCCTAACAACCAGTAAGTGATTTTCCTCAATATTGGTGATATTTCTTCTCACATCTTCTCCCTGTATATCATGTTGCTGTGAGCTGCTTTTTCATTGCCtccctgacacatggtgaccacatgcacaacagaagaaaatactacccagtcctgtaccatctgcaTGATCCATTgtggatcagacccttgtgatccatagggttttcattgactgatttttgtaagtagattaccaggccttttttactaGTCCACCTTAGCATGGAATCTCTGCGGAAACCTAGTCAACATTTTAGCAGAATGCGTGCCTCTGTTGACATGTGGTTGCTGCACATAACGTAcattggttgggaatcaaacctggtcttccacatgg
This DNA window, taken from Elephas maximus indicus isolate mEleMax1 chromosome 3, mEleMax1 primary haplotype, whole genome shotgun sequence, encodes the following:
- the LOC126071134 gene encoding olfactory receptor 7E24-like, which encodes MEPQNLTGVSEFLLLGLSEDPELQPLLFGLFLSMYLITVTGNLLIILAVTSDSHLHTPMYFFLSNLSLTDTSVISTTVLRMLVNIQTHSKSITYAGCLTQVSFFYLFVCLDSLLLTVMAYDRFVAVCHPLHYTVVMNPHLCGLLVLVSFFISLLDSLLHISMMSQLTFCTDVKIPHFFCDPPQLFKITCSDTSIHIILVYCIGAIFGGVPVSGILFSYTRIASSILRVSSSGGKYKAFSTCGSHLTVVCLYYGTGLGVYFSSAATSSPRMCAVSSVMYTVVTPMLNPFIYSLRNRDIKKALWRLLSRRV